In the genome of Desulfovibrio desulfuricans, one region contains:
- a CDS encoding leucyl aminopeptidase yields MDIRFQNLGPEQWKGDVLLAPACQGEALLDQFPELDKVAPWLVIAPALRDFKGKQGELALLHGHPDLAVPRVLAVGLGPREKVTTDIIRKAVAAAVQLCRKQGYTSMVLPEPALARLPGGRERLVEECVCAALLALYSFTALKKADADELPAPQWLAVAFDGQEVPDAAHAAARRGENAAWAVSLARDLATTPSNMLYPDLLAQKAQELAREKGFACTVLDETELEKEGMGCLMAVGQGSGRPPRLIVLEHAPQGHEQDKPLVLVGKGITFDSGGISLKPAANMHQMKADMTGAATVLATVAALAQEDAPRRVVGLLACAENMPGGRAVRPGDVVRAANGDTVEIQNTDAEGRLALCDALAYAQKNWVPAAVIDIATLTGACAVALGTQLAGLFSDDADLAERIRAAGGACGEEYWPLPLWKPYTENLKSEVADICHMGPREGGAINAALFLQHFIQEGVRWAHLDIAGVDWAAKATPLVPVGPTAFGARTLLDLARGGV; encoded by the coding sequence ATGGATATACGCTTTCAGAATCTTGGGCCGGAACAATGGAAGGGAGATGTTTTGCTGGCTCCCGCCTGCCAGGGCGAGGCCCTGCTTGACCAGTTCCCCGAGCTGGACAAGGTCGCTCCCTGGCTGGTCATAGCCCCTGCCCTGCGCGACTTCAAGGGCAAACAGGGCGAGCTGGCCCTGCTGCACGGTCACCCCGACCTTGCCGTGCCCCGCGTGCTGGCCGTAGGCCTTGGCCCACGTGAAAAAGTAACCACCGACATCATCCGCAAGGCCGTGGCCGCAGCGGTACAGCTGTGCCGCAAGCAGGGCTATACCTCCATGGTGCTGCCCGAACCGGCGCTGGCAAGGCTGCCAGGGGGCCGCGAGCGGCTGGTTGAAGAATGCGTATGCGCCGCGCTGCTGGCCCTTTACAGCTTTACGGCCCTTAAAAAGGCCGACGCCGACGAGCTCCCCGCCCCGCAATGGCTGGCCGTGGCCTTTGACGGGCAGGAAGTGCCCGACGCCGCCCACGCCGCCGCCCGCAGGGGCGAAAACGCCGCCTGGGCCGTCAGCCTTGCCCGCGACCTGGCCACCACCCCCTCCAATATGCTCTACCCTGACCTGCTGGCCCAGAAGGCCCAGGAGCTGGCGCGCGAAAAAGGCTTTGCCTGCACCGTGCTTGACGAGACCGAGCTGGAAAAAGAAGGCATGGGCTGCCTGATGGCCGTGGGCCAGGGCTCGGGCCGTCCGCCCCGGCTCATCGTGCTTGAGCACGCCCCGCAAGGGCACGAGCAGGATAAACCCCTGGTGCTGGTAGGCAAGGGCATCACCTTTGACTCGGGCGGCATCAGCCTCAAGCCCGCCGCCAACATGCACCAGATGAAGGCCGACATGACCGGCGCGGCCACAGTGCTGGCCACGGTGGCCGCCCTTGCGCAGGAGGACGCGCCCCGCCGCGTGGTGGGGCTGCTGGCCTGCGCCGAAAACATGCCCGGAGGCCGCGCCGTGCGCCCCGGTGATGTGGTGCGCGCAGCCAACGGCGACACGGTTGAAATTCAGAATACCGACGCGGAAGGCCGCCTTGCCCTGTGCGATGCGCTGGCCTATGCCCAGAAAAACTGGGTCCCCGCCGCAGTGATAGACATAGCCACGCTCACAGGGGCCTGCGCAGTTGCCCTGGGAACCCAGCTGGCGGGCCTGTTCAGCGACGACGCCGACCTTGCCGAGCGCATACGCGCGGCTGGCGGCGCTTGCGGCGAAGAATACTGGCCCCTGCCCCTGTGGAAGCCCTATACGGAAAATCTCAAGAGCGAAGTAGCCGACATCTGCCACATGGGCCCACGCGAAGGCGGCGCCATCAATGCCGCGCTCTTTTTGCAACACTTTATTCAGGAGGGCGTGCGCTGGGCGCATCTGGACATAGCTGGCGTAGACTGGGCCGCCAAGGCCACGCCGCTTGTTCCGGTCGGTCCCACGGCCTTTGGCGCGCGTACGCTGCTCGATCTCGCCAGGGGAGGCGTGTAA
- the cobA gene encoding uroporphyrinogen-III C-methyltransferase, with translation MKVFLIGAGPGDPGLLTLKGRDALAAADVVVYDALANDSLLCHARPDAEKIYVGKVAGNHALPQDQINALLVRKAKEGKIVARLKGGDPYIFGRGGEEAEELVAAGVPFEEVPGISSTIAAPAYAGIPVTHRDFSSSVTIITGHENPNKPGSVHNWRALAASASTLVFVMGMKNLPDIARNLLEAGMDPQTPAALIYRGTTPYQRSLVDTLARLPQAAVDAKFTNPSVILVGKVAGLRDTLGWFEKKPLYSRSVVVTRAREQASGLAQSLVDLGAEVIQCPTIEISPLADYAELDAALASLASYGWVIFTSVNGVKHFWLRLAKAGKDSRALGQCKVAAIGPATADALAERGITPDFIPERYVAEGVLEGLLALEGGNVAGKRFLLPRAAKAREVLPDELRKAGAVVDVIAAYETVPTAHKRDDVLECINAGTLSCVTFGSSSTVENFLALIPAATLKAHPEVKLAAIGPVTAETLQKHGLTCNIMPMDYTIPALVDALKTYFAR, from the coding sequence ATGAAGGTATTTCTCATCGGAGCCGGTCCCGGCGATCCGGGCCTGTTGACCCTCAAGGGGCGCGATGCCCTGGCCGCCGCCGATGTGGTGGTGTACGACGCCCTGGCCAACGACAGCCTGCTTTGCCACGCCCGCCCCGACGCGGAAAAAATCTACGTGGGCAAGGTGGCGGGCAACCACGCCCTGCCGCAGGACCAGATCAACGCCCTGCTGGTGCGCAAGGCCAAGGAAGGCAAGATAGTGGCCCGCCTCAAGGGCGGCGACCCTTACATCTTTGGTCGCGGCGGCGAAGAGGCCGAAGAGCTTGTGGCCGCTGGCGTGCCTTTTGAAGAAGTGCCGGGCATCAGCAGCACCATCGCCGCTCCGGCTTACGCGGGCATTCCCGTGACGCACAGGGATTTTTCCTCCTCGGTGACCATCATCACCGGGCACGAAAACCCCAACAAGCCCGGCTCTGTGCACAACTGGCGCGCCCTGGCAGCCAGCGCCTCCACCCTGGTTTTTGTCATGGGCATGAAAAACCTGCCCGACATCGCCCGCAATCTGCTTGAAGCCGGCATGGACCCGCAAACTCCCGCCGCCCTTATCTATCGCGGCACCACGCCCTACCAGCGCAGTCTGGTGGACACGCTGGCGCGCCTGCCGCAGGCGGCTGTGGACGCCAAGTTTACCAACCCTTCGGTTATTCTGGTGGGCAAGGTGGCAGGCCTGCGCGACACTCTTGGCTGGTTTGAAAAAAAGCCCCTGTACAGCCGCAGCGTGGTTGTCACCCGCGCCCGCGAGCAGGCCAGCGGTCTGGCGCAAAGCCTTGTGGATCTGGGGGCCGAGGTCATCCAGTGCCCCACCATTGAAATCAGCCCGCTGGCCGACTATGCCGAGCTTGACGCGGCGCTGGCCAGTCTGGCCTCATACGGCTGGGTTATCTTTACCTCGGTCAACGGCGTAAAGCACTTCTGGCTGCGTCTGGCCAAGGCGGGCAAGGACAGCCGCGCCCTTGGCCAGTGCAAGGTTGCGGCCATCGGCCCCGCCACGGCGGACGCTCTCGCAGAGCGCGGCATCACCCCCGACTTTATCCCCGAGCGCTACGTGGCCGAGGGCGTGCTTGAAGGCCTGCTGGCCCTTGAGGGCGGCAACGTGGCCGGCAAGCGCTTTTTACTGCCCCGCGCCGCCAAGGCCCGCGAAGTGCTGCCCGACGAGCTGCGCAAGGCGGGCGCTGTAGTGGACGTTATTGCCGCGTACGAAACCGTGCCCACCGCCCACAAAAGGGACGATGTGCTTGAGTGCATCAACGCAGGCACGCTGAGCTGCGTGACCTTTGGCTCTTCGTCCACGGTGGAAAACTTCCTTGCGCTTATCCCTGCGGCGACGCTCAAGGCCCACCCGGAAGTCAAGCTGGCGGCCATTGGCCCTGTCACGGCAGAAACACTGCAAAAGCATGGCCTTACATGCAACATCATGCCCATGGATTATACCATTCCGGCACTGGTGGACGCCCTGAAAACGTACTTTGCGAGATAA
- the sdhA gene encoding 8-methylmenaquinol:fumarate reductase flavoprotein subunit: MTQQFTRRKFLQSACITISALTVNMSGIEKALAAAAGVGPMATCDVLIIGSGGAGLRAAVAAMKKNPKLNVVVVSKCMPSRSATCMAEGGINGVTDFSKGDSYELHCFDTVKGGDYLVDQDSTLKFCEQAGPAILELDYLGMPFSRTAEGKVKARPFGGASKVRCNYSADKTGHIVAHTCLDDALNNGVKFLMDHELLDVAVDNGRCEGAVLRNIRTGEIAPVRAKAVVLATGGYTRIFWNRTSTPYIATGDGVAAALRAGVPFKDPEMVQFHPTGVVHGGVLITEAARGEGGYLLNNKGERFMKAYAPSKMELGPRDIVARAIETEIREGRGYGQGLESYVLLDLRHLGRDKIVNDLPQIRHVGKLFENIDLVDQPMVIRPTAHYSMGGIEVNRFDDMSTVVPGLFTAGEASCVSIHGANRLGGNSLADAVVTGKIAGDGAATFASQADFAAGKRLADITARWQSRFRDATNGGDAKQLYAIREEMGAQLWDNMGIFRTQAKLDALTGTLNDLRSRYDALRVPNANPVYNTVFTEYVELGNMLQLAQAACLAASERKESRGAHTREDFPKRDDANFLKHSMVTMDDSGKMRMGWKDVEITKFKPEERKY, translated from the coding sequence ATGACGCAGCAGTTTACACGCAGAAAATTTCTGCAATCGGCCTGCATCACCATCAGCGCGCTGACGGTGAACATGAGCGGCATTGAAAAAGCCCTTGCCGCAGCTGCCGGAGTCGGCCCCATGGCCACCTGCGACGTCCTGATCATCGGATCGGGCGGCGCTGGCCTGAGAGCCGCCGTAGCAGCCATGAAAAAGAACCCCAAACTCAACGTGGTTGTGGTCAGCAAATGCATGCCATCACGCAGCGCCACCTGTATGGCCGAGGGCGGCATCAACGGCGTCACCGATTTCAGCAAGGGCGACTCGTACGAGCTGCACTGCTTTGATACGGTCAAGGGCGGCGACTACCTTGTGGATCAGGACTCCACCCTCAAGTTCTGCGAACAGGCCGGCCCGGCCATTCTTGAGCTGGACTACCTTGGCATGCCCTTTTCGCGTACGGCCGAGGGCAAGGTCAAGGCGCGGCCCTTTGGCGGCGCTTCCAAGGTGCGCTGCAATTACTCCGCCGACAAGACCGGCCACATTGTCGCCCATACCTGTCTGGACGACGCCCTGAACAACGGCGTCAAATTCCTTATGGATCATGAGTTGCTGGATGTGGCCGTGGACAATGGCCGCTGCGAGGGCGCGGTGCTGCGCAACATCCGCACGGGCGAAATCGCCCCTGTGCGCGCCAAGGCCGTGGTGCTTGCCACAGGCGGCTACACCCGCATTTTCTGGAACCGCACCTCCACCCCCTACATTGCCACCGGCGACGGCGTGGCGGCAGCCCTGCGGGCTGGCGTGCCCTTTAAAGACCCGGAGATGGTGCAGTTTCACCCCACCGGCGTGGTGCACGGCGGCGTGCTGATTACCGAGGCCGCGCGCGGCGAGGGCGGCTACCTGCTCAACAACAAGGGCGAGCGATTCATGAAGGCCTACGCCCCCTCCAAGATGGAACTTGGCCCCCGCGACATCGTCGCCCGCGCCATCGAGACGGAAATCCGCGAAGGACGCGGCTACGGGCAGGGTCTGGAATCCTACGTGCTGCTCGACCTGAGGCATCTGGGCAGGGATAAGATTGTGAATGACCTTCCGCAGATCCGTCACGTGGGCAAGCTGTTTGAAAATATCGACCTGGTGGATCAGCCCATGGTCATCCGCCCCACGGCCCACTACTCCATGGGCGGTATTGAAGTGAACAGGTTTGACGACATGTCCACCGTTGTGCCCGGCCTGTTTACCGCTGGCGAGGCTTCGTGCGTGTCCATCCACGGCGCCAACCGCCTGGGCGGCAACTCGCTGGCCGACGCAGTGGTCACCGGCAAGATCGCGGGCGACGGCGCCGCGACCTTTGCCAGCCAGGCCGACTTTGCCGCTGGCAAACGTCTTGCCGACATCACCGCACGCTGGCAGAGCCGCTTCCGCGATGCCACAAACGGCGGCGATGCCAAGCAGCTGTATGCCATCCGCGAAGAAATGGGCGCGCAGCTCTGGGACAACATGGGCATTTTCCGCACCCAGGCCAAGCTCGACGCCCTGACCGGCACGCTGAACGACCTGCGCTCGCGCTACGACGCCCTGCGCGTGCCCAACGCCAACCCCGTCTACAATACGGTATTCACCGAATATGTGGAGCTGGGCAACATGCTGCAACTAGCCCAGGCCGCCTGCCTTGCCGCCTCCGAGCGCAAGGAATCACGCGGCGCGCACACCCGCGAGGATTTCCCCAAGCGCGACGACGCAAACTTTCTCAAGCACAGCATGGTCACCATGGACGACAGCGGCAAGATGCGCATGGGCTGGAAAGACGTGGAAATCACCAAATTCAAGCCTGAGGAGCGGAAATACTAA
- the hemW gene encoding radical SAM family heme chaperone HemW, which produces MLLYVHVPFCSTRCRYCAFHSIPLGRGVDAASSPAVRDYVDTMFLELAHWGDELGGSEVQTVFFGGGTPSLLSPRIIGLTMERIRKYFKLAPKAEVTLEANPESLRGGHRAAQYLDAGINRLSIGVQSMDEGMLRLLGRPHKAQDSLHVAFLAREAGCANINLDLMWGLPGQSVRQWLQTLKDVIRMAPDHISAYGLTLEPGTPIELDVEEGRLTLPPERDQNIMFMEGAAMLEQQGYLHYEISNFARMGFQCRHNMGYWEGQDYLGIGPSATSTINNRRWTNPSSQAAWNARTREGKLGQEVEELTPETRVLELLMLRLRTARGLRIKEYREMTGRDFVRDHQRLVQALHENSLIRIRQGYMRLTRSGMLVSNSILSNLFARTREVLRQAALTGGLKPQAVEAYAEAGPQGSLQEDSPEVRPVRWPSA; this is translated from the coding sequence ATGCTTTTGTACGTTCATGTTCCATTTTGCTCCACGCGCTGCCGGTACTGCGCCTTTCATTCCATCCCGCTGGGACGCGGCGTGGATGCGGCCTCCTCTCCGGCTGTGCGCGACTATGTGGATACCATGTTTCTTGAGCTGGCTCACTGGGGCGACGAGCTTGGCGGCAGCGAGGTGCAGACGGTGTTTTTTGGCGGGGGCACGCCCAGCCTGCTCTCGCCGCGCATCATCGGCCTGACCATGGAACGCATACGCAAGTATTTTAAGCTCGCGCCCAAGGCCGAGGTAACCCTTGAAGCCAACCCGGAATCGCTGCGCGGCGGCCACCGCGCGGCCCAGTATCTGGATGCGGGCATCAACAGGCTCTCCATAGGCGTGCAGAGCATGGACGAGGGCATGCTGCGTCTGCTGGGCCGTCCGCACAAGGCGCAGGACAGCCTGCATGTGGCCTTTCTGGCGCGCGAGGCGGGCTGCGCCAACATAAACCTTGACCTCATGTGGGGCCTGCCGGGGCAGAGCGTGCGCCAGTGGCTGCAGACGCTCAAGGATGTCATACGCATGGCGCCCGATCATATTTCCGCCTACGGGCTGACGCTTGAGCCGGGCACCCCCATCGAGCTGGATGTGGAGGAAGGCCGCCTCACGCTGCCGCCGGAGCGCGACCAGAACATCATGTTTATGGAAGGCGCGGCCATGCTTGAGCAGCAGGGCTATCTGCACTATGAAATTTCCAACTTCGCCCGCATGGGCTTTCAGTGCCGCCACAATATGGGCTACTGGGAAGGGCAGGATTATCTGGGCATAGGCCCCTCGGCCACGTCCACCATCAACAACCGCCGCTGGACCAACCCCTCAAGTCAGGCCGCCTGGAATGCGCGCACGCGCGAGGGCAAGCTGGGGCAAGAGGTGGAAGAGCTCACGCCCGAAACGCGCGTGCTCGAGCTGCTCATGCTGCGTCTGCGCACGGCGCGCGGGCTGCGCATCAAGGAATACCGCGAAATGACCGGGCGCGACTTTGTGCGCGACCATCAGCGGCTGGTGCAGGCCCTGCACGAAAACTCCCTCATACGCATCCGGCAGGGCTATATGCGGCTGACCCGCAGCGGCATGCTGGTTTCCAATTCCATTCTCAGCAACCTGTTTGCGCGCACGCGCGAGGTGCTCAGGCAGGCCGCGCTTACCGGCGGCCTCAAGCCGCAGGCGGTAGAGGCTTATGCCGAGGCGGGGCCGCAAGGCTCGCTGCAGGAGGACAGCCCCGAAGTCCGCCCTGTGCGTTGGCCCAGCGCCTGA
- a CDS encoding Mpv17/PMP22 family protein: MRQKDLVVFGVCVAAFGWLGFGPGALEGFISLTAQYPFGMSFIKFAILATLGECIALRITTGGYNRAGFGILPKAVIWGFLGIGIKIAFTVYGAGTFKLLNEMGLLSGAPTSFGAKLLMSFSISVLINVLFAPVLMITHKLTDLHIAGTGGTLGGLCTMPDVASLFRGIDWNSMWSFVLKKTIPFFWIPAHTITFMLPAHFQVLFAAALGIALGVILAFAGLRAKKA; encoded by the coding sequence ATGCGGCAAAAGGATTTGGTGGTTTTTGGCGTTTGTGTGGCGGCGTTCGGATGGCTGGGGTTTGGGCCCGGAGCGCTTGAGGGCTTTATCAGCCTGACCGCCCAGTATCCTTTTGGCATGAGTTTTATCAAATTTGCCATTTTGGCGACGCTTGGCGAGTGCATTGCACTGCGCATCACCACGGGCGGCTATAACAGGGCTGGCTTCGGCATTTTGCCCAAGGCCGTCATCTGGGGCTTTCTCGGCATCGGCATCAAGATTGCCTTTACCGTTTACGGCGCGGGTACGTTCAAGCTGCTCAACGAGATGGGTCTGCTCTCGGGCGCTCCGACAAGCTTTGGCGCCAAGCTGCTCATGTCTTTTTCCATCAGCGTGCTCATCAACGTGCTGTTTGCCCCGGTGCTGATGATCACCCACAAACTCACCGATCTGCACATAGCGGGCACCGGCGGCACGCTCGGCGGCCTCTGCACCATGCCCGACGTGGCTTCGCTGTTCCGCGGCATCGACTGGAACTCCATGTGGAGCTTTGTGCTCAAAAAGACCATTCCCTTTTTCTGGATACCCGCGCACACCATCACCTTTATGCTGCCCGCGCACTTTCAGGTGCTGTTTGCGGCGGCGCTGGGCATCGCCCTGGGCGTGATTCTGGCTTTCGCGGGCCTGCGCGCCAAAAAGGCGTAA
- the purN gene encoding phosphoribosylglycinamide formyltransferase → MPLKIAILASGSGTNAQAMIDKAAQGVLDVSIALIVCNRPGAGVVARAEKAGIPCLVLDHKTFADREGFDARMVEALREVGAELVVLAGYMRLLTPVFLEAFAGRVINIHPALLPSFPGVHGGADAVSYGVKVSGCTVHFVEEKVDSGPVLIQAVVPVNAGESADDLMSRIHVMEHRIYPQAIQWLAQGRIEVQERQVHLKPASTPRAPRDGDWLVWPPLEQGF, encoded by the coding sequence ATGCCCCTGAAAATTGCCATTCTGGCCTCCGGCAGCGGCACAAACGCCCAGGCCATGATCGACAAGGCCGCCCAGGGCGTGCTTGATGTCAGCATTGCCCTGATCGTCTGCAACCGGCCCGGCGCGGGCGTTGTTGCCCGTGCGGAAAAGGCGGGCATTCCCTGCCTGGTGCTGGATCACAAGACCTTTGCCGACCGCGAGGGCTTTGACGCCCGCATGGTTGAGGCGCTGCGCGAGGTCGGGGCCGAGCTGGTGGTGCTGGCGGGCTATATGCGCCTGCTGACGCCCGTGTTTCTTGAGGCTTTTGCGGGCAGGGTCATCAACATTCACCCCGCCCTGCTGCCGAGCTTTCCCGGCGTGCACGGCGGCGCGGATGCCGTAAGCTATGGCGTCAAGGTATCAGGCTGCACCGTGCACTTTGTGGAAGAAAAGGTGGACAGCGGCCCGGTGCTTATTCAGGCTGTTGTGCCGGTCAACGCGGGCGAAAGCGCTGACGACCTCATGAGCCGCATCCATGTGATGGAGCACCGCATCTACCCTCAGGCCATACAGTGGCTGGCGCAGGGGCGCATTGAAGTGCAGGAGCGGCAGGTGCACCTCAAGCCAGCCAGCACACCCCGCGCACCGCGCGACGGCGACTGGCTGGTGTGGCCGCCGCTTGAGCAGGGATTCTGA
- a CDS encoding glycerate kinase, whose translation MKIVIAPDSYKECLTALQVAASIESGFREVFPDAVYVKVPVADGGEGTVEAMVEATAGRRVSATVRGPLGNPVEAVYGLTGDGATAVIEMAAASGLGLVPPQKRNPLNTTSYGTGQLIRSALDAGARKFILGIGGSATNEGGAGMLQALGVRLLEENGHEIEPTGLGLGRLARIDMSAFDARLADCTIDVACDVDNPLCGPRGASAIFGPQKGADPEMVRQLDGYLQNFAAIARRDLGVDMADLPGAGAAGGMGAAMYAFLKGRLRPGSEIVTEAVGLDAHVRDADIVVTGEGRIDGQTAFGKTPVGVARVAKRHNKPVIAIGGSLRNDVDAVFAHGIDAVSSVLYRPCTIDEALTEGNENLRMAARNIAAILAMGLELGANGAGK comes from the coding sequence ATGAAGATCGTCATCGCTCCCGACTCGTACAAGGAATGCCTGACGGCCCTGCAAGTGGCCGCTTCCATCGAATCCGGCTTCCGCGAGGTTTTTCCTGACGCGGTCTACGTCAAGGTTCCTGTGGCCGACGGCGGCGAGGGCACCGTTGAAGCCATGGTCGAAGCCACGGCTGGCCGCCGTGTTTCCGCAACCGTGCGCGGGCCCCTGGGCAACCCGGTGGAGGCTGTTTACGGTCTGACCGGCGACGGCGCAACCGCCGTCATCGAAATGGCCGCCGCAAGCGGTCTGGGGCTTGTGCCGCCGCAAAAGCGCAACCCCCTCAACACCACAAGCTACGGCACAGGGCAGCTCATACGCTCGGCGCTGGACGCCGGAGCGCGCAAATTCATTCTGGGCATTGGCGGCAGCGCCACCAATGAGGGCGGGGCAGGCATGCTTCAGGCCCTGGGCGTGCGCCTGCTGGAAGAAAACGGGCACGAAATCGAACCCACCGGCCTTGGGCTCGGCAGGCTGGCGCGCATCGACATGTCGGCCTTTGACGCCCGCCTTGCCGACTGCACCATTGACGTGGCCTGCGATGTGGATAACCCCCTGTGCGGTCCACGCGGCGCGTCGGCCATTTTTGGCCCGCAAAAAGGCGCCGACCCGGAGATGGTGCGGCAGCTCGACGGGTATTTGCAAAATTTTGCGGCCATTGCGCGCCGCGACCTTGGCGTGGATATGGCCGACCTGCCCGGCGCGGGCGCGGCCGGAGGCATGGGCGCGGCCATGTACGCTTTTTTGAAGGGGCGGCTGCGCCCCGGCAGCGAAATCGTTACCGAAGCTGTGGGTCTGGACGCGCATGTGCGCGATGCCGATATCGTTGTCACCGGCGAGGGCCGCATTGACGGCCAGACGGCCTTTGGCAAAACCCCCGTGGGCGTGGCCCGCGTGGCCAAGCGTCACAACAAGCCTGTGATCGCCATCGGCGGCTCGCTGCGCAACGACGTGGACGCCGTGTTTGCCCACGGCATAGATGCCGTTTCAAGCGTGCTGTACCGCCCCTGCACCATTGACGAGGCCCTCACCGAGGGCAACGAAAACCTGCGCATGGCCGCGCGCAACATTGCCGCCATACTTGCCATGGGTCTTGAGCTTGGCGCAAACGGCGCGGGTAAATAA